The Rhodocytophaga rosea genome has a segment encoding these proteins:
- a CDS encoding DUF4185 domain-containing protein, which yields MPYPQSDLIDSFQWSSDPSRYPGSGSDMHWWTWGIDDAVYVLDDDGKNFGGPINYAHVLRVTGTPPHHKVETVTDFMDIPFRKMLPKDKMLHRYVDGIIAVDSLLYVIIYDYDWNLPRIMPYFDSIRPRLENYDPFKGASEPMLSHMFFTSSYSKNYGIAGIIKSTDLGKTWTNIPNAQTPRFLGPNFAGLTFLNFGPGYSDVPNDLLPYVYAMSNDGSWETGDHVFMARVHKDSIIYREAWQFLSGVENNIPSWSTSEEESHPIFCDPGHTAHPTISYNKALKRYILGMYSDIVPHRENASNEEWSKWDKESEMQLYESENPWGPWKIFHNEKPWGGTRHSAYLPQITNKWWSTDGLSGTLLFAGDYTAVHKHHEYYGFMTQSFTLKLKKISNGHCK from the coding sequence ATGCCTTATCCACAAAGTGATCTGATAGATTCTTTCCAGTGGAGTTCAGATCCATCCAGATATCCTGGATCTGGTTCTGATATGCACTGGTGGACGTGGGGAATTGACGATGCTGTGTATGTGTTGGACGACGATGGAAAAAACTTTGGAGGCCCCATCAACTATGCGCATGTGCTTAGAGTAACCGGCACGCCTCCTCACCATAAAGTGGAAACGGTAACTGATTTCATGGATATTCCTTTTCGTAAGATGTTGCCTAAGGATAAGATGTTACACAGGTATGTTGACGGAATTATTGCCGTGGACTCATTGCTGTATGTTATAATATACGATTATGATTGGAACCTCCCACGCATCATGCCTTATTTTGATTCTATCAGGCCTCGCTTAGAAAACTATGATCCTTTTAAAGGTGCAAGTGAACCTATGTTGAGCCATATGTTTTTTACTTCATCGTATTCAAAAAATTATGGAATAGCTGGAATCATCAAATCCACCGATTTGGGAAAAACCTGGACAAACATTCCCAATGCCCAGACACCTCGTTTTCTCGGACCTAATTTTGCCGGCCTCACCTTTTTGAATTTTGGCCCCGGATACAGCGATGTACCTAACGATCTTTTACCCTATGTGTATGCGATGTCAAACGACGGGAGCTGGGAAACCGGTGATCATGTTTTTATGGCCCGGGTACATAAGGATAGTATTATTTACAGGGAGGCATGGCAATTTTTATCAGGAGTAGAAAATAATATTCCAAGTTGGTCTACATCAGAAGAGGAAAGTCACCCCATTTTTTGCGATCCTGGACACACAGCCCATCCTACTATTTCTTATAATAAGGCTTTGAAGCGCTATATACTTGGAATGTATAGTGACATAGTACCTCACCGGGAAAATGCTTCAAATGAAGAATGGAGTAAGTGGGATAAAGAATCTGAAATGCAACTGTATGAGAGTGAAAATCCCTGGGGACCTTGGAAGATATTTCATAATGAAAAACCATGGGGAGGCACCAGGCATTCAGCTTATTTGCCTCAAATTACCAATAAGTGGTGGAGTACAGATGGATTATCCGGTACATTACTATTTGCTGGAGATTATACTGCTGTCCATAAGCACCACGAGTATTATGGTTTTATGACGCAGTCTTTTACACTAAAATTAAAAAAGATTAGCAATGGACACTGTAAGTAA
- a CDS encoding VCBS repeat-containing protein codes for MKFLRKRYLLLGVLIALLSSCRDSDKQKTEETLFELISSQRSGIFFENTLKPDFDNNIFEYDYFYNGGGVAAADFNNDGLTDLFFSGNQVAGKLYMNKGNFQFEDITGASGIQTSGWCTGVSVADVNGDGWPDIYVSHAGLSHSPNQLFISSGKQQEGGKVKFLEKAKEYGLDYQGFSTQAAFFDYDRDGDLDMYLLNHFHEKKNPNYPKTKTLDGSAPSNDKLFRNNENTTFTEVGRASGIINEGFGLGIAISDLNHDNWPDIYVANDYAYDDLVYINNGDGTFTEKARQYIKHTSRFAMGCDIADFNNDLLPDIYVVDMLPNDNKRQKLMSIGISNYVFNYSLQQGYLPQYSRNTLQLHNGLLPNGDISFSEIGQLAGVYKTDWSWSALFADLDNDGWKDLFVSNGIPKDITNIDFTMYRSGQFNRSSYDYDEVKRQLIKELEKLETVDKPNFVFRNKGDLTFEDKSRAWGLDKKGFSNGTVLADLDNDGDLDLVTNNINAEPFVFRNNSEQFHKNNYLALRLKGHFSQGTKVKVVHGRNQQYLEHNPYRGFQSTQEDKMHIGLGEDTLLTILEIVWPDGRYQQITGIVANQTLILEHGNAGAKPVDFSIVTDTMSASPLFTDITASAGLDIIHQENKFEDFNLEPLVPHRFSRNGPQLASGDMNGDELQDFWMSGAASIAGKLFFQQNDGTFISKDMPDPGFEDAQGSLFDADNDKDLDLYVVSGGNEYNPLTATYQDRLYLNDGRGNFIRSERSMPVEYASGSCVQPADFDGDGDTDLFVGGRVVPGRYPLIPESFILLNDGKGNFTNITQKVCPVLSRVGMVTDALWIDIDNDHFPELMVVGEFMPVSIFKNNKGLTLEKIESSSLSERSGWWYSIEKGDFDGDGDQDFIAGNLGLNNRWNATPVRLYAKPLSDISVLPIITYFLDKQEYTLAGRDQIASVYPAIKARFNNYQSFAIQTFAGIFPKEETASFNRLEANEMRSMYIENKGNWQFLFHPLPIEAQFAPVQSIQTGDFNNDGNRDVLLFGNDHTPDFMTGRYDASPSLVLIGNGYGQFTKLPYSHSGFFIQEDTRSSIEIEVKGKKSFVIGSNAAPLRIIRWNGKRKSGSN; via the coding sequence ATGAAGTTTCTGCGAAAAAGATATTTATTGTTGGGAGTACTAATTGCTTTATTGTCTTCATGTCGGGATTCTGACAAACAAAAAACGGAAGAAACATTATTTGAACTTATTTCTTCACAAAGGAGTGGAATCTTTTTTGAAAACACACTCAAGCCTGATTTTGACAATAATATTTTTGAATACGATTATTTTTATAATGGTGGGGGAGTAGCCGCAGCTGACTTTAATAACGATGGGCTCACAGACCTATTTTTTTCCGGAAATCAGGTAGCGGGCAAGTTGTATATGAATAAAGGTAATTTTCAGTTTGAAGATATAACTGGTGCATCTGGCATTCAGACGAGTGGATGGTGTACAGGCGTGAGTGTAGCAGATGTAAACGGGGATGGCTGGCCGGATATATATGTATCTCATGCCGGGTTATCCCATTCGCCTAACCAGCTTTTTATTAGTTCCGGAAAGCAGCAGGAAGGGGGGAAAGTAAAATTTTTAGAAAAAGCAAAGGAATATGGCCTTGACTACCAGGGATTCTCTACCCAGGCAGCATTTTTTGACTACGACCGGGATGGCGACCTGGATATGTACTTGCTCAACCATTTTCATGAAAAGAAAAACCCTAATTATCCTAAAACTAAAACCCTGGATGGGTCGGCTCCAAGTAACGATAAACTGTTCAGAAATAACGAAAATACTACTTTTACCGAAGTCGGCAGGGCTAGCGGGATTATTAATGAAGGTTTTGGCTTAGGAATAGCTATATCCGACCTCAACCATGATAACTGGCCGGATATATATGTTGCCAACGATTATGCCTATGATGATTTGGTGTATATTAATAATGGGGATGGCACCTTTACAGAGAAAGCCCGGCAATACATCAAGCATACCTCCCGCTTTGCCATGGGATGCGATATAGCTGACTTCAACAACGATTTGCTGCCAGATATCTATGTGGTAGATATGCTTCCTAACGATAACAAACGCCAGAAATTGATGAGTATTGGCATTAGTAATTATGTATTTAATTATTCGCTGCAACAGGGTTATCTTCCTCAGTATTCCAGAAATACGTTGCAACTTCATAATGGCTTGCTTCCCAATGGTGACATTTCGTTTTCTGAGATTGGACAGCTGGCAGGTGTTTATAAAACTGACTGGAGCTGGTCTGCTTTGTTTGCTGATTTGGATAATGATGGCTGGAAAGACCTTTTTGTTTCCAATGGCATTCCAAAAGATATCACCAATATAGATTTTACCATGTACCGCAGCGGGCAGTTCAACCGAAGTTCATACGATTACGACGAAGTTAAAAGGCAATTGATAAAAGAGTTAGAAAAGCTGGAAACAGTAGATAAGCCTAATTTCGTTTTCCGGAACAAAGGGGATTTAACATTTGAAGATAAGAGCCGGGCGTGGGGACTGGATAAAAAAGGTTTTTCCAATGGCACTGTACTAGCTGACCTGGATAATGACGGTGACCTAGACCTAGTGACCAATAACATTAATGCTGAGCCATTTGTGTTTAGAAACAACAGTGAGCAATTTCACAAAAACAACTACCTGGCTCTCCGGTTAAAAGGACATTTCTCTCAAGGTACAAAAGTAAAAGTAGTGCATGGTCGAAACCAGCAATACCTAGAGCACAATCCATACCGTGGCTTTCAATCTACCCAAGAAGACAAAATGCATATAGGTTTAGGAGAAGATACCCTACTTACTATACTGGAAATTGTATGGCCTGATGGCCGATACCAACAAATAACTGGCATTGTTGCCAATCAGACGCTCATTCTGGAGCATGGGAATGCGGGAGCCAAACCGGTTGATTTTTCAATTGTGACAGATACTATGTCCGCATCCCCTCTTTTTACAGACATCACTGCATCCGCAGGCCTGGATATCATTCATCAGGAAAACAAGTTTGAAGACTTCAATCTGGAGCCGCTAGTTCCTCACCGGTTTTCCAGGAACGGACCTCAACTGGCTAGTGGAGATATGAATGGGGATGAGCTGCAAGACTTCTGGATGAGTGGTGCAGCTTCTATTGCGGGAAAATTGTTTTTTCAACAGAATGATGGAACATTTATTAGTAAAGATATGCCAGACCCAGGCTTTGAAGATGCTCAGGGCTCGCTCTTTGATGCTGATAATGATAAGGATCTGGATTTATATGTAGTATCCGGCGGAAACGAATATAACCCTCTGACAGCTACTTACCAGGACCGGTTGTATCTGAATGACGGACGTGGAAACTTTATCCGTAGCGAAAGAAGTATGCCTGTTGAGTATGCAAGTGGTAGCTGTGTACAGCCAGCCGACTTTGACGGGGATGGTGATACAGATTTATTTGTGGGAGGCAGAGTAGTTCCGGGACGTTATCCGCTTATACCAGAAAGTTTTATTTTATTGAACGACGGAAAAGGAAATTTCACCAACATTACCCAAAAGGTATGTCCTGTGCTTAGCAGGGTAGGGATGGTTACAGATGCTTTATGGATAGATATAGATAATGATCATTTTCCGGAACTTATGGTTGTAGGGGAATTCATGCCCGTCTCTATATTTAAAAATAACAAAGGATTAACTTTGGAAAAAATAGAAAGTTCTAGTTTAAGCGAGCGGAGCGGATGGTGGTATAGTATTGAAAAAGGAGATTTTGATGGAGACGGCGACCAGGATTTTATCGCCGGTAATCTGGGACTAAACAACCGTTGGAATGCTACGCCTGTCAGACTCTATGCCAAACCATTATCCGATATTTCTGTTCTACCCATAATTACTTATTTTTTGGATAAGCAAGAGTACACCTTGGCAGGCCGTGACCAAATAGCTAGTGTGTACCCCGCCATTAAAGCCCGTTTTAATAATTACCAATCTTTTGCCATACAAACATTTGCTGGGATATTCCCGAAAGAGGAAACTGCTAGTTTTAACAGGTTGGAGGCAAATGAAATGCGTTCCATGTACATTGAAAACAAAGGCAACTGGCAATTTTTATTTCATCCACTACCTATAGAAGCGCAGTTTGCGCCAGTGCAATCCATACAGACTGGTGATTTTAATAACGATGGGAATAGGGATGTTTTACTATTTGGCAATGATCATACCCCTGATTTTATGACCGGCAGATATGATGCCTCCCCCAGCCTTGTGCTTATAGGTAACGGATATGGACAGTTTACAAAATTACCTTACTCCCATAGTGGTTTCTTTATTCAGGAAGATACCCGCTCTTCTATTGAGATTGAAGTAAAAGGAAAGAAAAGCTTTGTGATAGGTTCTAATGCGGCACCCTTGCGAATTATTCGCTGGAATGGGAAGCGTAAGTCTGGCTCAAATTGA
- a CDS encoding ABC transporter permease yields the protein MLKNYFLIAWRNLIKSRFYALLNIAGLATGICFSFLIGAYVWSEFQVNAHLREINHQYIIQSKWRDETMGRELTSVGPLAKALKENYPHLVANYFRWDGVKTIISTGQKSFREAVAICDSTLLTMYGFNLLHGNASTALDAPFQVVITAGLAHKYFSKTDVVGQTLSLQNFSGTKHDFLITGVLAKQGRNSITSVASINESLENEVFISTSNQLYFGRNMDWSNPFIISYIELQKEVSPQELVQPMQYLLTQHAPAPIATNLSPYLVSLGEYSLQANNGVVKKMLLALSAICCFILLMALINFVNLSISHSSARMREIGIRKVLGGVKRQIIWQFLTESSLLVALATLLAILGYELSRDVMGSILGKPLPELSDFPAYFVGFPILLILVLGVLSGIYPAFILSSLKAVEVLKGKVTSIKENILLRKSLVAFQFGTAMVVGICAIIIAKQINLFFSETLGYGTDYILSAQLPRNWTPEGVRKMENIRSQFAALPEVSHVTLSYEVPDGNHSGSVAIYRVGADSTTAIACLLLMSDEYYGSTYDIAMVAGEFYSAPGAFTDSSKVVINETGAKALGWQNSFEAVGKQIRFTDGGPPAVIAGVTKDFHFGSMQKAIEPILFIHVGVTNTYRYLTFKLKPGNISQTLTTLQKKWAALMLASPFEYTFMDDTLAKVYRTELQLKKAAYLATLLAFMIVLLGVLGLVSLSIQKRTKEIGIRKVLGASVVDIIALFTKEFIAITLVAALLACPLAYLLMRQWLSGYVYQVELTIMPFLATLALLSAVILLVISLQSSKAALDNPVKSLRSE from the coding sequence ATGCTCAAAAATTACTTCCTTATTGCCTGGCGCAATCTTATAAAAAGCCGCTTTTACGCCTTGCTCAATATTGCAGGCCTTGCCACAGGGATTTGCTTCTCCTTTTTGATCGGGGCTTATGTGTGGAGTGAATTTCAAGTTAATGCACACTTACGAGAGATTAATCACCAATACATCATCCAAAGTAAGTGGCGTGATGAGACCATGGGCCGTGAACTTACCTCGGTTGGTCCCTTAGCCAAAGCCTTAAAAGAAAATTATCCACACCTAGTGGCTAATTACTTTAGATGGGACGGAGTAAAAACCATTATTTCTACAGGCCAGAAGAGCTTCCGGGAAGCAGTTGCTATTTGTGATAGTACCCTGCTCACCATGTATGGCTTCAATCTCTTGCACGGAAATGCTTCTACAGCACTCGATGCTCCTTTCCAAGTGGTTATCACAGCAGGGCTAGCCCATAAATACTTTAGCAAAACCGATGTTGTGGGACAGACCCTTTCCCTGCAAAACTTCTCTGGCACAAAACATGATTTTCTTATAACCGGAGTATTGGCTAAGCAAGGGAGAAACTCGATAACGAGTGTGGCTTCCATTAATGAGAGCCTCGAGAATGAGGTGTTTATCTCTACGTCCAACCAGCTTTACTTTGGCAGAAACATGGATTGGTCCAATCCATTTATCATCAGCTATATTGAGCTGCAGAAAGAGGTAAGCCCTCAGGAATTAGTGCAACCCATGCAATACTTGCTAACCCAGCACGCACCCGCTCCAATAGCCACTAACCTATCTCCTTACTTAGTATCACTGGGAGAATATAGCCTACAGGCTAATAATGGCGTTGTAAAAAAAATGCTCCTCGCATTATCAGCGATCTGCTGCTTTATTCTGTTGATGGCTCTGATCAACTTCGTCAACCTATCAATAAGCCACTCTAGTGCGCGTATGCGAGAGATCGGCATTCGCAAAGTCTTAGGGGGAGTCAAAAGGCAAATCATCTGGCAATTCTTAACTGAATCTAGCCTCTTAGTGGCCTTAGCCACGCTATTAGCCATATTAGGCTATGAGCTAAGCAGGGATGTAATGGGAAGCATTTTAGGTAAACCTTTACCAGAACTGAGCGACTTCCCGGCTTACTTTGTAGGCTTCCCTATTCTGCTAATCCTGGTACTGGGAGTGCTCTCAGGTATCTATCCGGCATTTATCTTATCCTCGCTGAAGGCAGTAGAAGTACTAAAAGGGAAAGTTACATCCATCAAAGAAAACATACTGCTGCGTAAAAGTTTAGTTGCTTTTCAGTTTGGAACAGCGATGGTGGTGGGTATCTGTGCCATCATCATCGCTAAACAGATCAACTTGTTTTTTAGCGAAACACTAGGCTATGGCACAGACTATATTTTGTCGGCACAACTGCCCCGCAACTGGACACCCGAAGGGGTGAGAAAAATGGAAAATATACGCAGTCAGTTTGCCGCCCTTCCGGAAGTAAGCCATGTAACCCTCTCGTATGAAGTGCCGGATGGGAATCATAGTGGAAGTGTAGCTATCTACCGTGTAGGTGCTGATTCTACAACAGCCATTGCCTGTCTTCTTTTGATGAGCGATGAATATTATGGGTCAACTTATGATATAGCCATGGTAGCCGGTGAATTTTACTCTGCTCCGGGAGCCTTTACCGATTCCTCCAAAGTAGTCATCAATGAAACAGGGGCGAAAGCCTTAGGATGGCAAAATAGCTTTGAAGCAGTAGGCAAACAAATCCGGTTTACCGATGGGGGGCCGCCCGCAGTAATAGCTGGAGTGACGAAAGATTTTCATTTTGGGTCGATGCAAAAAGCCATTGAGCCGATCCTTTTCATCCATGTAGGAGTGACCAATACCTACCGCTATCTAACCTTTAAACTTAAGCCGGGCAATATAAGTCAAACGCTCACTACCCTACAAAAAAAATGGGCTGCTTTGATGCTAGCTAGCCCTTTCGAGTATACATTTATGGATGATACCTTAGCCAAAGTCTATAGAACGGAACTGCAGTTGAAAAAAGCAGCGTATCTAGCCACACTACTAGCCTTCATGATTGTCTTATTAGGCGTTTTAGGTCTGGTTTCCTTGAGTATTCAAAAACGCACCAAAGAAATAGGCATCAGAAAAGTGCTAGGGGCAAGTGTGGTGGACATAATAGCTTTATTTACCAAAGAGTTTATAGCCATCACGTTAGTGGCGGCCTTGCTTGCTTGTCCGCTGGCTTATCTGTTGATGCGGCAATGGCTCTCGGGGTATGTCTACCAGGTAGAGCTTACCATAATGCCTTTCTTAGCTACTCTTGCCCTGCTGAGTGCGGTGATCCTGCTGGTGATAAGCTTACAATCCAGTAAAGCAGCCCTTGATAATCCAGTGAAGAGTTTAAGAAGTGAATGA
- a CDS encoding RagB/SusD family nutrient uptake outer membrane protein, with translation MKKTLVYTAIFTLLIVWSCKDKFLEFNPPSNQFTDVTFFKTAEQFNSFIIGTYTELLRFSDWTQMMGYISQEARPKSTIPMELTAYMVPTQGTIRNYWQSMYMIGSRTNTLLAKLEEAPATLSETDRAKIEGESKFLRGFAYFNIARAFGNAPLLLETYSISQTTVGCIPEDQIWDQVITDLTTASQSLPTRAEWGDANYGRATKGAALAFLANAYMYKKDWAAAAKASEDLIAMNNYKLAVTPRAAFSEALTPENTGESIFEVQYRDGGFEWSNQVQTGSLIGAFTAPDGISGDYAPFGGWGEMVLGQDLRNSMDPLDERRSLIVREGETYKGERMSEPVILGTTFKLTQKNVDFSTKYWLGKSGDVDGSNVPLMRYAEFLLNYAEILFEQGKTTEAYAQLNAVRSRAKLPNLVVSSDREIFMRALMNERRWELNTEPNMWFYYTRTGRLKDLKDGQGQPYDPKYNKLPIPQSERDQNPNLCQNEGY, from the coding sequence ATGAAAAAGACACTTGTATATACTGCAATTTTCACCCTGCTTATAGTGTGGTCGTGCAAAGATAAATTTCTTGAATTCAACCCTCCGTCCAATCAGTTCACAGACGTTACATTTTTTAAAACGGCTGAGCAGTTCAATTCCTTCATCATCGGAACTTACACCGAATTGCTCAGATTCAGCGATTGGACTCAAATGATGGGATATATTTCTCAGGAGGCACGTCCTAAGAGCACCATACCCATGGAGCTTACTGCCTACATGGTTCCTACGCAAGGAACCATCAGAAATTACTGGCAATCCATGTACATGATCGGTAGCCGGACAAATACCCTTCTGGCAAAACTGGAGGAAGCCCCGGCAACGCTAAGCGAGACTGACAGAGCAAAAATTGAGGGAGAATCCAAGTTTCTCCGTGGCTTTGCTTACTTTAATATTGCACGCGCCTTCGGCAATGCGCCCCTGCTATTGGAGACTTATTCTATCTCGCAAACTACAGTAGGATGTATCCCGGAAGACCAGATATGGGACCAGGTGATCACTGATTTAACGACTGCCAGCCAGAGCCTGCCCACACGGGCAGAATGGGGGGACGCCAACTATGGACGGGCTACCAAAGGCGCTGCCTTAGCTTTCCTGGCCAATGCCTACATGTACAAAAAAGACTGGGCAGCTGCCGCCAAAGCCTCTGAAGACCTGATAGCTATGAATAATTATAAGTTGGCGGTTACTCCACGCGCTGCATTTTCGGAAGCGTTAACCCCTGAAAATACCGGAGAGTCTATCTTTGAAGTGCAATACAGGGATGGCGGTTTCGAATGGTCCAATCAAGTTCAAACCGGATCCCTAATCGGAGCCTTTACCGCACCTGATGGTATTTCGGGCGATTATGCTCCGTTTGGCGGTTGGGGAGAAATGGTTCTTGGTCAGGACTTGAGAAACTCTATGGATCCCCTTGACGAAAGACGAAGCTTGATAGTGCGAGAAGGGGAAACCTACAAAGGCGAGCGGATGAGTGAACCCGTTATTCTTGGCACTACATTTAAGCTTACCCAGAAGAACGTCGATTTTTCAACCAAGTATTGGCTGGGGAAATCCGGAGATGTGGATGGCTCCAATGTTCCGCTGATGCGTTACGCAGAGTTCCTGCTCAATTACGCCGAAATTCTGTTTGAGCAAGGCAAAACCACGGAAGCCTACGCTCAGCTCAATGCCGTCAGAAGCCGGGCCAAACTACCCAATCTGGTCGTATCCAGCGATAGGGAGATATTTATGAGGGCCCTGATGAACGAACGCCGTTGGGAACTGAATACGGAACCCAACATGTGGTTTTATTACACCCGTACCGGTAGACTTAAAGATTTAAAGGATGGCCAAGGCCAACCCTACGATCCCAAATATAACAAGCTTCCTATCCCTCAGTCGGAACGTGATCAAAACCCAAACCTTTGTCAGAATGAAGGTTATTAA